A region from the Leishmania panamensis strain MHOM/PA/94/PSC-1 chromosome 20 sequence genome encodes:
- a CDS encoding hypothetical protein (TriTrypDB/GeneDB-style sysID: LpmP.20.5570) — translation MLSPVQLRHQLRVAAAVTQRLHQRSQRLEKEVDAWKHKYAGLEAKTAAEMREVGIDEGKLTERQTFSASLPDGTHPHQSIVAPSSLTAAVAATASALAATQSLEVTEARSRQLETEVKRLTAHKQELTKRLYVAEQTVGALKEKLRIMAAISPATSSAASSPLGVAKTTAGESASDKSRSKALESGATTTPTRAPPSPSGTATKSEMVDPCSDGTVCVDGADGESFACLRSTVRELQRRLDLSEARVEQAEQIHLDALLLHRESTPSAVALVNAEVQKLFQLMQQQLLSNAVQQQAERARMSELLYQLQCQQRAP, via the coding sequence ATGCTCTCGCCAGTCCAGCTGCGTCATCAACTGCGCGTCGCCGCGGCCGTAACCCAGCGTCTTCACCAGCGATCACAGAGACTGGAGAAAGAAGTGGACGCATGGAAGCACAAGTACGCGGGGCTCGAGGCCAAGACAGCTGCGGAAATGAGAGAGGTCGGTATAGACGAAGGGAAACTCACAGAGCGCCAGACGTTCTCGGCCTCATTACCAGACGGTACCCATCCTCATCAATCCATAGTGGCTCCGTCATCGttgacagcagcagtagctgCGACTGCTTCGGCTTTGGCAGCGACCCAGTCCCTCGAGGTTACTGAGGCTCGCTCGCGTCAGTTAGAGACCGAGGTGAAGCGGCTGACGGCGCACAAACAGGAGCTGACAAAGAGACTGTACGTGGCGGAGCAGACCGTCGGGGCACTGAAGGAGAAACTTCGTATTATGGCCGCCATCTCTCCCGCTACTTCCAGCGCCGCTTCGTCACCTCTAGGTGTGGCAAAGACCACCGCTGGCGAGAGCGCCTCTGACAAATCGCGATCCAAAGCACTGGAGAGCggggcaacaacaacacctaCACGGGCGCCACCGAGCCCGAGCGGCACCGCAACAAAGAGCGAGATGGTGGACCCCTGCAGCGACGGTACTGTTTGTGTTGACGGGGCTGATGGGGAGTCGTTCGCTtgcttgcgcagcaccgtgcgtgagctgcagcgccgtcttgATCTCTCGGAGGCCCGTGTCGAGCAGGCGGAGCAGATTCACTTGGATGCGCTGTTGCTCCACCGTGAGTCGACCCCGTCCGCGGTGGCCCTCGTGAACGCTGAAGTGCAGAAGCTCTTTCagctgatgcagcagcagctcttgtCGAACGCagtccagcagcaggcggagCGAGCCCGTATG
- a CDS encoding hypothetical protein (TriTrypDB/GeneDB-style sysID: LpmP.20.5560): MTSSFPVHHTAHMSACAATGRTSRNLDPSQQPPLLRRLSPSYTRSPYASPVTVHEGAATSSSAPLDDVSCLPLDVLEPAAARWALTADRGSRRAPRVRSSLGPQSDVVDTGLFVCPNTVVAALYSAAPGRGHLVMTAESGGWLRVREQKTGAIRHQRQLRDGGEVSCLAWASAGGDTAVEPLGAVVVAGQLSGLISFYALVGESLVELPFATCVFHEAPLLSCLPLRAPASAEEPAATAPGALVNVLLSLDADGVVALWSLQLTEMGGGADRGNEAELRLSALLLDCRYAFLSPTSSFPPVVMAAMGLSCVSTSTCCVLSTHRFVQQPLSPTGVPSDGDEEADTQGSAVVFLSSFTVSLTADPNATMLSINTGASTGLEEGAPTPDSAQPPLRRDWKVLRAYRVPVGLLPQRSDEGSSTSVNSAVVAITALCVTGCISHSGSAAPAEQLWAGTADGRLLIWEAHTGRFVRSLHSASAAPVHSLTSVPSPGSPGQALVWASQADGSVMAWSADTYTVAEVLPVSYPPSGPVVSRTGDAEDSVGGDPANVVVTVRDAVDLLRATRHRCAPSTLRAPWRRGCGFTLFVKPMELVCMQRAWSVGTDGTVRTWLLPSGRASAGGAVADTAGAAVASWPTSDTGGAARAASLDAHTVRCYLQDRADALARERQAQRLASEAQQEQLQILQERNRVLAAALQQAIRRLEQVSVDDLVRSASRPCSSPSVAPLQNEDGADAALVESAVLAPGSPTTTSTTTLSAVSEADEQPVVAAQLSTIVVTPDATSPPLPAMTTLPPAAQMHVQALQQLLEELHAKLEESWSRNDALREELLECQLRTLGREEDIAQSALMTAADEVAAAAATGNAEGQTSAAHGVTAATATTSAPSPVLPSAHIATSSLSGSTNGSYTQEEGRAHSDRLQTSPPPQTRHAPYTALTASADNSFPSSAFCSPSVEELAPWAVAQARPLTPPPPPEMRSTEDASYPLSVKPQVTPPSPTEVSPSTSTAAERFFKAASAMLRTSTITYGDVARREPSVAGRAHVPTPPLLSETEEEEDVYAEEGDYTDGDDDEIALLEAWCTSEGDLSPIPGPDPVAARGATSTDASVVRGGRGEPLPSPLSLFMSTSFSAGHATGGSGSAIDRPGALRVAWPPTHVTATWTTPARAAGRDDPVVDNARGRVLTAPSRRSGSLAAGSARPAAVGTGVVQSAPMQGAGTTPSAASPPYAFRSPIIYRPA, encoded by the coding sequence ATGACATCTAGCTTTCCGGTACACCATACTGCTCACATGTCCGCCTGTGCGGCCACGGGCAGGACTAGCAGAAACCTCGATCCCTCACAGCAACCGCCACTGCTACGTCGTCTGTCTCCATCCTACACTCGGTCACCCTACGCCTCACCTGTGACCGTACACGAGGGTGCGGctacctcctcgtccgctcCACTAGACGATGTGTCGTGCCTACCTCTCGATGTATTGGAGCCAGCGGCGGCCCGCTGGGCATTGACGGCTGACCGCGGAAGTCGCCGAGCACCTCGTGTGCGCAGCTCTCTGGGTCCGCAGAGTGACGTTGTCGACACAGGTCTTTTCGTGTGCCCCAACACAGTCGTGGCTGCCCTTTACTCAGCTGCACCAGGGCGCGGTCATTTGGTGATGACGGCCGAGTCGGGTGGGTGGCTGCGAGTACGCGAGCAGAAGACTGGCGCCATTCGCCATCAGCGGCAACTGCGCGATGGTGGCGAGGTGTCGTGCTTGGCGTGGGCTTCAGCCGGTGGCGACACAGCTGTCGAGCCGCTCGGCGCCGTGGTAGTGGCTGGCCAGCTCAGCGGTCTCATCAGCTTCTATGCTCTGGTTGGAGAGTCACTAGTGGAGCTGCCGTTCGCCACGTGCGTGTTTCACGAAGCCCCACTACTTAGCTGTCTGCCACTGCGTGCTCCAGCCTCGGCAGAAGAaccggcggcgacggcgcccgGCGCCCTTGTGAACGTGCTACTCTCGTTAGACGCCGACggcgtggtggcgctgtggtcCCTACAGCTGACTGAGATGGGCGGGGGCGCTGATCGAGGGAAcgaggcagagctgcggctctcagcgctgctgctggactgcAGATACGCTTTTCTATCGCCGACGTCGTCGTTCCCgccggtggtgatggcggccaTGGGTCTCTCATGCGTGTCGACCTCCACATGCTGCGTGTTATCGACCCACCGCTTTGTACAGCAGCCCCTTTCTCCAACCGGTGTCCCaagcgacggcgatgaggaggcgGATACGCAGGGGAGTGCTGTCGTGTTCCTCTCCAGTTTCACAGTCTCTCTTACTGCGGACCCAAACGCTACCATGCTGTCGATAAACACTGGGGCCTCGACGGGTTTGGAGGAAGGGGCACCCACGCCGGATAGCGCGCAGCCCCCTCTCCGCAGGGATTGGAAGGTCCTGCGAGCGTACCGGGTCCCCGTGGGATTGTTGCCGCAGAGGAGTGATGAGGGCAGTTCTACCTCCGTCAACTCTGCAGTTGTGGCTATCACCGCCCTCTGCGTCACGGGCTGCAtcagccacagcggcagtgctgcgccggcggagcagctgtggGCTGGCACCGCTGACGGCCGTCTTCTCATTtgggaggcacacacaggccgGTTTGTGCGCTCTCTGCActctgcctctgcggcaCCGGTGCACAGTCTGACGAGTGTGCCGTCTCCCGGGTCACCTGGGCAGGCACTGGTATGGGCGAGTCAAGCGGATGGTAGCGTGATGGCGTGGAGTGCCGATACATACAccgtggcggaggtgctgcccGTCAGCTACCCGCCATCCGGCCCAGTGGTGAGTAGGACTGGAGATGCAGAGGACTCGGTGGGTGGCGACCCTGCAAAcgtggtggtgacggtgcgCGACGCCGTCGACCTCCTGCGTGCCacacgccaccgctgtgctCCGTCGACATTGCGGGCACCGTGGCGTCGCGGCTGTGGCTTCACGCTCTTTGTGAAACCGATGGAGCTGGTGTGCATGCAGCGCGCGTGGTCCGTGGGTACCGACGGTACTGTGCGCACATGGCTGCTTCCCAGTGGCAGGGCaagcgcaggcggcgctgtggcggACACTGCTGGAGCGGCTGTTGCCTCTTGGCCGACAAGCGACACAGGTGGTGCTgcccgcgctgcctcgctgGACGCCCACACTGTGCGGTGCTACTTGCAGGATCGGGCCGACGCCTTGGCTCGTGAGCGGCAGGCGCAACGTCTGGCATCGGAGGCCcaacaggagcagctgcagattCTTCAAGAGCGCAATAGAGTGTTagctgccgcgctgcagcaggccatCAGACGTCTAGAGCAGGTGAGTGTGGACGACCTCGTGCGATCCGCATCACGGCCGTGTTCGTCCCCGTCCGTTGCTCCGTTACAGAACGAGGACGGCGCAGACGCGGCACTGGTGGAGTCCGCCGTTCTCGCACCAGgctctcccaccaccacatcaaCGACCACACTTTCTGCTGTCTCTGAAGCAGACGAGCAACCCGTCGTGGCAGCTCAGCTCTCTACCATCGTCGTGACTCCGGATGCAACGTCGCCTCCACTACCGGCTATGACGACGttgccaccagcagcgcagatGCACGTGCAGGCACTTCAACAGCTTCTGGAGGAACTGCACGCCAAGCTCGAGGAAAGTTGGAGCCGCAACGATGCtctgcgcgaggagctgcttgAGTGCCAGCTTCGCACGCTCGGGCGGGAAGAGGACATAGCGCAGAGCGCGCTCATGACTGCGGCCGACGAggttgctgcggcggctgcgacagGAAACGCAGAAGGGCAGACCAGTGCGGCACATGGGGtaacagcggcgacagcaacCACGTCTGCGCCTTCACCAGTGCTGCCCTCGGCTCATATCGCTACCTCTTCCTTATCCGGGAGTACCAATGGTAGCTACACACAGGAGGAGGGTCGTGCGCACAGTGACCGCCTGCAGACATCCCCACCGCCACAAACCCGTCACGCTCCTTATACAGCGCTCACGGCTTCCGCGGATAACAGCTTCCCCTCTAGCGCGTTTTGCAGCCCGTCCGTCGAGGAACTGGCGCCCTGGGCTGTTGCGCAGGCGCGACCGCTgacccctccaccaccgccagagATGCGGTCCACTGAAGATGCCTCCTACCCACTCTCGGTGAAGCCACAGGTAACGCCTCCATCGCCCACTGAGGTGAGCCCGAGCACCTCTACTGCAGCAGAGCGCTTCTTCAAGGCTGCATCCGCCATGCTGCGTACTTCGACGATCACCTACGGCGACGTGGCAAGACGGGAGCCTAGCGTTGCCGGTCGAGCACACGTGCcaacgccaccactgctgtcggagaccgaggaggaggaggacgtgtACGCCGAGGAGGGCGACTACacggacggcgacgacgacgagatAGCTCTGTTGGAGGCGTGGTGCACAAGCGAGGGCGATCTTAGCCCGATACCAGGCCCAGACCCAGTAGCTGCTCGTGGTGCTACATCTACGGACGCGTCCGTCGTACGCGGAGGTCGAGGCGAGCCGTTGCCTTCCCCGCTCTCTTTATTCATGTCGACCAGCTTTTCCGCAGGTCACGCTactggcggcagtggcagtgccATCGACCGCCCCGGTGCACTTCGAGTTGCCTGGCCACCAACACACGTGACAGCAACGTGGACAACGCCGGCGCGTGCAGCAGGGCGAGACGATCCAGTGGTTGATAATGCGCGGGGACGAGTGCTGACGGCTCCATCTCGTCGATCCGGCTCGCTAGCTGCTGGCAGTGCAcgaccagcagcagtcggAACTGGTGTTGTTCAGAGTGCACCGATGCAGGGCGCAGGCACAACGCCCTccgcggcgtcgccaccCTACGCCTTTCGCTCCCCGATCATCTATCGACCAGCCTAG